DNA from Solanum stenotomum isolate F172 chromosome 3, ASM1918654v1, whole genome shotgun sequence:
AACAGATTCCTCCAAGCACTTCCACAAATTCAACCTACCCAAACATAAAGAAACCATACCTTCAGGGCTTTTAGCCGCATTGGCCTCATAAATCCCACTGTTGAAGAACTCCTTAATATCTTCTAATCCACCACCATAAACCGCTGATCTAGGATCTCTTGGCAACACCCTTTCACTTGAAACCCTCACAACGGAATTCTCCTCTTCACTTTCACTCAATTCAGCatcactcttcttcttcttcttctcattcTTATCCCTTTTAACCTTTAAAAAATCTGGGTTTTCAAGCACAAGCGGCTTCAATTGCTTCAACTTTTCTTCTCTCGCTTTCAAATAATCCTCAATACTACTGCCTCTAGCATTACTGTTACTACCAATTGGCATTAACTCTAGCCTCCTCCTCTCTGCACGTTGCCCAAACTCCAATTGCTGTGAAAGCTTACGCCTTTCCTTCTTAGTAATGTTAATTTCCCTCTGAACTTCAACCCACTCTTCAGGAATTAAATTCTCGGATTGAATTTCTGCTGATTTCTTCTTATTGTTGTTTTGTGGCTTATTTTGGTTGTTGTCGGATTTTTGAACAAAAGGGTCGTCGAAAATTCCTTCCTCAAACACTATGCAGTCTCCGATTACGTGTTCTTCGTCTTCGAGGGGGAAGTGGGGTTGCTGCGAGTTGTTTTGAAGGGAGAACTTGAGAGAATGAGGAGGAATTTGGGAGCGAAAAGTGTTTTTGGGAAATGAAGGAGGTAAGTTGAGGAATTGAAGTTTGTATAGAGGAAATGGAGTGAAGTTTGGGATTCGAGGGTTTAGGATAGCTGTTGGTGACATGGTGAAGATAGAAACGACGAAGACGAAACTGGATTTTGCTCTTTAAACTAGCTCATACTTATTCGGAATAGATTTTAAGTAAAATTAAGCTAAAAGATTAACAATATGAAGCAAGAAagtatagtaaaaaaaaaataccaaaaaaaaaaataaaagagtatttttttttttttttaccctccctacCCTAGGAGCTTCCatccttttgctcccttggtgactcgaactcgcaaccttcgagTTGGAAGTGAAGCGTGCTTACCATCCTCCCACCCTTTTTGCttccttggtgactcgaactcgcaaccttcggattggagcaactccctctcgtcttAAAATAGTGCTTTAttattcttcaaataaatattttcaagtatatttaaattatggCTTCTCAAATCTCATCTCTATTTATAGGAATTATAGAGCAGAATTATAACACAAGGTTAGCAAACCTCATATGCCAAAAAAGGCTTCATTCCTTTTCCCAACTTCATTCTCTTCTCATTTGTTTGGGTGAACTTTTGTTTcctacaaaatgaaaaatgcactGCCAGAAGGAGGAAGTTGCTAAGATGTTGAAATTAGCAAACTAAATagtttttaataatttcaaggGCTTCTTACCAAACCTTACTGGTCAGCTAATTAAATAAACCTAATAAATtacataaaacaaaaaacataTGTAACatacattaattaaataactttattgATCATTTGATTAAATAAGTTAGAATATAGCTAATTCTTTAATCAGAAAATTAGTTAAAAGAGAAAATGTCAatcttacaaaaaaaattaatgataaattACAATGAGAGAAGTGTCACATTGCCCTATTTATGCAtaactttataataaatatatagatgGTGCAAATAATAATGGGCGAAATTATGACAGTATAAGGGTGATCTTGAAGTTTTGATCCGTTTGTCTAACCGGgagaaagggtcaaaattaccctctatttttatttattactccaACACAGGGTATCTTGAACATATCATTCCCAAGGAATAAGGGGAACAAGAAAAAACCAAAGTTCTACAACAAGTTGTGTCATACACTTCAATAACCTGGCTCGTGAAATATTCCCTAATTTTGGTCATTCGTGCaaatcatttcttcttctaacatACTGATTCCCTCTAGAAGCAATGCAAACTATGATACAAAAATCACAAATTTTCAATTAAAGTTCCATCAAATCAGCAGCAGAACTATATTTCCCAGGGTTTGTAATTCCATTCTGTTCGGTACTTGAACCTTGTTGCAAACTAAGGTACAATAAGGAAGTCAGCTAGAGATAAGCACAATACATAAACACACCAGCCTAGACAAACCACACTATAAAGATTCTTGTAGCACTTTTCCATTGCCATTGGGGATTACGCCTTGACAAAGTCCTATCTGGGACCACGAGGATAGCTCCTTTCATAAGGAGAATATGACCTAGAACGCTCCCTTCTTGACCTTCCCCCATAAGGCGAATGCCTAGGTGAATAATCTCGTCCACCTCTATATGGTGAATGCCTTGGAGATCTTCGGTACCCATAGTCCTCACGATCTCTATACCTGCCACGGTCTCCACGATAACCTATGAAGAAAGCAACCAGTAGTTAAGAACTTCCATGATTACACTGAATATGCCATACAAA
Protein-coding regions in this window:
- the LOC125860315 gene encoding ankyrin repeat domain-containing protein, chloroplastic — encoded protein: MSPTAILNPRIPNFTPFPLYKLQFLNLPPSFPKNTFRSQIPPHSLKFSLQNNSQQPHFPLEDEEHVIGDCIVFEEGIFDDPFVQKSDNNQNKPQNNNKKKSAEIQSENLIPEEWVEVQREINITKKERRKLSQQLEFGQRAERRRLELMPIGSNSNARGSSIEDYLKAREEKLKQLKPLVLENPDFLKVKRDKNEKKKKKSDAELSESEEENSVVRVSSERVLPRDPRSAVYGGGLEDIKEFFNSGIYEANAAKSPEGPRKLFTTEEKFLLNKRHPDLVPATSEKWQPLHTLAASGEFYLLTSLLKHVVDINVPDKDGLTAIHKAILGKKQAIFNFLLRESANPLIRDKDGATLMHYAVRTASTHMIKILLLYNVDINLQDHDGWTPLHLAVQSRRTDIVRLLLIKGADKTLKNRDGLTPLDICLHSGRDIRTYELIKLLKQLPKVPIVGLT